In a genomic window of Gossypium arboreum isolate Shixiya-1 chromosome 7, ASM2569848v2, whole genome shotgun sequence:
- the LOC108475028 gene encoding probable LRR receptor-like serine/threonine-protein kinase At1g56130, giving the protein MGLLSFTLLILGLFQLVSAQQNTDPNEVAALRTLINYWNLGSKINLTIDPCNQNASWTSEDSNPRVACDCSSNICHITHLKIYALDIKGEIPKELFELKELMDLNLGQNVLNGSIPAEIGQLSKMQYLSLGINNLTGAVPPELGNLTQLNSLSFSSNNFFGPLPKELGNLTSLQQLYIDSSGVSGAIPEEFANLKSLQILWASDNRLTGKLPEYFGTFTEFRDMRLQGASLEGPIPSSFSALTKLEDLRIGDLRGEASSLDFLDSQTSLSTLSLRNCRLSGQIPERIGKFTNLKYMDLSFNKLTGQIPTSFRGFSSLQFLYLGNNNLSGELTEDMITPELIALDVSFNPLSGNLPTQFAKTKSINVVGTSINANGLQDNKVSGMLNCIQGKTKCKNKGSSTSFSIKCGGTAQKSASGIEFDDDSEALGAAALYTSTDEQWAVSNAGNFISNPKGNRYVAMTDSQITETLESELYKTSRISPSSLRYYGLDLKNGKYSVELHFAEIEMEDSSSWKGLGRRLFDVYIQGEKVLEDFNIQKEAGGSKKALVKTFEANVTNTIMEIHFFWAGKGTCCIPYQSTYGPLVSAIHASQVSEAAGASSSRKHVGQIAGIVIGAVAGVVILSSVFYLWWKKDPQGHMRIFTDSPRKPLK; this is encoded by the exons ATGGGACTCCTTAGCTTTACTTTGCTGATCCTTGGTTTGTTTCAGCTTGTTTCTGCACAACAGAACACTGATCCAAATGAAG TGGCTGCCCTTAGAACGCTCATAAATTACTGGAACTTGGGAAGTAAGATAAATCTAACCATTGACCCTTGCAACCAAAATGCATCATGGACCTCTGAGGATTCAAATCCTCGTGTTGCTTGTGACTGCTCCAGCAATATTTGTCACATCACTCATTT GAAGATTTATGCTTTGGATATCAAGGGTGAGATACCCAAAGAACTATTTGAGCTTAAGGAGCTGATGGACTT GAACCTCGGTCAGAATGTGTTAAACGGTTCCATTCCGGCTGAAATCGGACAACTATCGAAGATGCAATACCT AAGCTTAGGCATAAACAATCTAACAGGTGCAGTGCCCCCAGAGCTTGGCAATTTAACCCAATTGAATTCTCT GAGTTTTAGCTCAAACAACTTCTTTGGACCATTACCCAAAGAGCTTGGAAATTTGACATCGTTGCAACAGCT GTACATTGATAGCAGTGGAGTGAGTGGAGCAATACCTGAAGAGTTTGCAAATTTGAAATCCCTTCAGATTCT CTGGGCTTCTGACAATCGTTTAACTGGGAAACTGCCTGAATATTTTGGTACCTTCACAGAATTCAGAGACAT GCGACTTCAAGGAGCATCTCTTGAAGGTCCGATCCCGAGCAGCTTTTCGGCTCTAACGAAATTGGAAGATCT GAGAATTGGTGATCTAAGAGGGGAAGCTTCATCTCTTGATTTTTTGGATAGCCAAACAAGTTTGTCCACACT ATCTTTGAGAAATTGTCGACTGTCGGGACAAATTCCAGAACGTATTGGCAAATTCACCAACTTGAAATACAT GGACCTTAGTTTCAACAAGTTGACAGGCCAAATACCTACCTCTTTCCGGGGATTCTCTTCATTACAGTTCTT GTATCTTGGAAACAACAACTTGAGTGGGGAGTTAACTGAAGACATGATAACTCCAGAGCTCATTGCACT GGATGTTTCATTCAATCCCCTTTCCGGAAATTTACCAACACAATTCGCTAAGACGAAATCAAT CAATGTTGTTGGAACTTCTATCAATGCAAATGGATTACAGGATAA TAAGGTTTCTGGGATGTTGAACTGCATCCAAGGCAAAACCAAGTGCAAAAACAAGGGCTCATCCA CTTCATTTTCTATCAAGTGTGGAGGCACTGCTCAAAAGTCTGCATCTGGAATTGAGTTTGACGACGACTCTGAAGCACTCGGAGCTGCCGCATTGTATACAAGCACGGACGAACAATGGGCAGTAAGCAATGCTGGAAATTTCATTTCGAACCCAAAGGGAAATAGATATGTAGCAATGACAGATTCTCAGATAACAGAAACTTTAGAATCAGAGCTGTATAAGACCTCAAGGATCTCACCTAGTTCCTTGAGGTACTATGGCCTTGATCTAAAGAATGGAAAATACAGTGTTGAGCTTCATTTTGCAGAGATAGAAATGGAGGACTCTTCGTCCTGGAAAGGTCTTGGGAGACGCTTATTTGATGTTTACATTCAG GGTGAGAAAGTTCTTGAAGATTTCAATATCCAAAAAGAGGCTGGTGGATCCAAAAAAGCCTTGGTAAAAACATTTGAGGCAAATGTGACCAACACAATCATGGAAATTCACTTCTTCTGGGCAGGAAAAGGCACTTGCTGTATTCCATATCAAAGCACATATGGTCCCTTAGTATCAGCAATCCATGCATCTCaag TATCTGAAGCTGCGGGTGCCTCTTCGAGCCGCAAGCATGTTGGACAAATAGCAGGAATAGTAATCGGAGCTGTCGCCGGCGTTGTTATACTGTCTTCCGTATTCTACTTATGGTGGAAGAAGGATCCACAGGGTCATATGAGAATTTTCACAGACTCACCAAGGAAACCATTAAAATAG